ATAAATGTCTTTAAAAAGGTAAAAATATGAAATATAAACACAATGAAAATATCAAAATTTCGAACCTTTCTTTTAAATAAATAACGAATAGAAAAGGTTGAAAGCGTGAAAGTTGATCTGGATGCTCCGCCCGCAAAAAGATTGACATAACTTGAACCCCCGATGAGAAGCCCGCGATTTTTTTTTGCAAGCGCCTCCTCGATATAACCGGCGCTTTCAGGTTTTTTAAAGATTATCTCGTCTCCAGTTTCTCTTTCTATCCACCTGAATCCCGGCACATTATCGTTATTTCCATATAGAAGTCCTGCCTGAAAAAAGGGGGTATCGCTGGGAACCCCTATAAAATACTTGTCAAAACTGTATCCGTCCCCCGTAATGATTTTTTTCAAATGGGGCATTAAATTAAGCGACAAGGCTTTTTTTACGGCTTCATAGGAAAGTCCGTCAATCTGAAAGATGACAAAGCCTTTTTTCTCTAAAGGTTTTTTAACCTTTATTTTTCTGATAGATTTTTTAAATATCTTTAAATTAATCTTCATTTTTGTTTAAATTTTTTAATTATCCTCTTTTTCAAAAAAATAATTAGAAAGAAAAATCATTATAATCAGAAATGATAAAATAAAAATAAAGTCTAATATAATGGGGGTCTCGGGGATAAAAAAACTTACTTTTTTGTTATAAAAAAAGATATACTTCAGTATATCGACGGAATACGTTATGGGATTAACATAAGCCAGTATTTTTAAGAAAAATGGGAATCTTTTTATCGGATAAAGCGCGCCGCTTACAAAAAACATCGGCTGGACTATAAGGTTTATAATCGAATTAAAACCCTCAAAGGATGTCATTCTCGAGGCTATAACTATTCCAAAGGCGGTAATGGAGCATGAAATTAAAAAAAGGGAAAAAACGGTAAGAATAAAAACGCTTAAAGAAATTTTAATTCCTAACGCAGGGGCAAAAGCCAGCATTATTATCGCCTGAATGGTGCTGATAATACCGCCAGATGTTATCTTTGCGGATACGAATGTTTTTCTCGATACGGGGGAAACGAGAATCTCCTTTAAAACCCCGAACTCCCTATCCCATATTATCGATATCGAAGAAAAAATAGATCTGAAAAGAACCGTCATTACAAGTATCCCCGGAAAGATAAACTGCATATAAGAACCGCTTTTAATCTTAACCATAGTCGAAATGCCGAAACCAACGAATAAAAGCCAGATAACCGGCCTTGAAAGATCCGTGATAAGCCTTGACCTTTGCCTTATAAATTTCAAAATTTCTCTATTATTTATTGCTATAAATGCGCTTAATTCAGTTTTCATTTTTTACCGGTGATTACAAACTCCGTTTTCGAAATAAATAAATATTCTTTAGAATTTAAAAAATTAAAATAATCATTCAAGCCTCTGTGAAATTCCGCCATGCCTATAAGATTTTCTTTAAAAAGGTCATTTTTAACAAGTTCTAACTCGTTTTGAATTAATAAAAAAGCATCCTTTAACCCCGAAAAATTAAAATCATTGTCCTTTTTACTAAAAAAAGTTGCGGTATATGGTTTTACTTTTATATCTCTAAATCCATGCGCCGATAAAAAGGACGGTAATTTTTTTGAAATAAATCTATCCCCTCCTTTTAATTTTTGATATTCCGAATAAATTTTAAACAAATTTTCTGACCTTTCGGGTAAATCGGGATAAAATAAATTTAGTTCATCGTCTATATCTATTATAACCAATATTCCGTCATCCTTCATTACCCTTTTTACTTCTATGAGAAAATCATCCGATAAATTTACATGTTGAAAAACATACCTGATAAAAACTGCATCGAAAGATGCATCTTTTATCGGCATATTAAACCCGTCTGCACATATAAAATATACATTTTTATCTTCTATCAAAGAACTGCCCGCATTTAAAAGTTCCTTATCGGAATCGATACCGATAATCTTTCCGGCATTTCTATTTTTAAGCAAACATGGCAATATTCCCAAGCCTGTTCCGATATCGGCCGCAATTTTATTATCGAAGTTATAGGGGATGCCGTTTAACTGATGCAGAAGGTGATGCGAGGTTAAATAGGACTGGAAAGCCAGAAATCTCACATGAGGTGAATAATTTAGCGAATTTTTTATTTTAATGCATTTTTCGCAAAGCAAGCGATTATCCTAAAATATGCCTTTCAGGGCTTAAAATATGCCTTTTAAAATTATAGTCTGCGTTCTTTCTTTTCCAATGGATACGATATTTAACGGCAGACCCGTCAGTTCTTCTATTCTTAAAAGATATTTCTGCGCATTTACGGGAAGATCTTTGAACGATTTTATACCGGATATTTCTCCGCTCCATCCAGAAATTTCCTCATATACCGGGGTTATTTTATCATAATCGGCCATGGAAGGGGGGAGATGGTCAGTTACACCGCCTTTAAACATATAACCCGTACAGATGTTTATTTTTGTAATACCGGATAAAACATCGAGTTTAGTAACGGCCATTCCTGTTATACCGTTTAAATTTTTAGCCTCCCTGATAAGATTGGCATCAAACCATCCGCATCTTCTCGGCCTTCCCGTAACGGAACCAAATTCTTCGCCCTTATCGCGAATTGTATTGCCCGTTCCTTCCTTGAGTTCGGTGGGAAAATAACCCTCCCCCACCCTTGTAGTGTATGCCTTAGTTATTCCTATTACCTCATCGATTATAGTCGGCCCCAACCCAATGCCTGCCAGAGCGCCGCCGGCAACCGTATTAGACGATGTAACATAAGGATATGTCCCGTGGTCAACATCAAGAAATGTCCCCTGAGCGCCTTCAAGCATTATATTAAATCCCTTCTTAAGTCTTTCGTTTACAAAGCTGGATGAATCGATTAGAAAATCTTTTAATTTTGTTCCAAATTTAAAATACTCATCGATTAAATCGTCCGGGCTGAACATATCTTCGCCCAAAACATTTTTAAACAAATAGTTTTTTTCTTTCAAACTTAAAACAATCTTATCGTATAACAATTCTCTGTCAAGCAGATCTACCGCTCTAATGCCAAGCCTCGCAACTTTATCTTCATAAGCCGGACCTATCCCCCTTCCGGTTGTCCCTATCATGCCGGCGCCCCTTAGCCTTTCTCTTGCAATGTCAAGCCTTTTATGATAAGGCATAATTATGTGGCATTTATTGGAGACAAAAAACCTGTCTTTAATATCTATGCCTATTTTTTTTAAAGCGTCTAATTCTTCAAACAGCACCGCTGGATCCACAACTACGCCGTTGCCCAGAATACAGATTTTTTCTTCGTTGAGTATCCCCGATGGAACGAGTCTGAATACGAGGCTTAAATCCCCGTTCACAACGGTATGCCCTGCATTATTCCCGCCCTGATAACGGGCTATAATATCGGCATCTTTCGCCAATAAATCCACGATTTTTCCCTTTCCCTCGTCTCCCCACTGAAGGCCTACGACAATGATATTTTTCTTTCCCATAAATCCTTTGTTTAAATTAAATTAATTTTAATTAACCTTGCTAATAACCTATAATTCAAGATATTTTTTAAAATCTGCCATGGTTCTAAATCTTTTTTCGCTATTATTATAAATGTTTTTTAATAAAATGTAATATTTTTCTTCAGCCTCCGCTCCGCCGAACCGCGTTTTGCCTTCATTATTTTGCATATATACGACATGTTTTATACCCTGTTCTTCCGCATACTTTAAAGCATCTGAATAATCATAATCCATAAAAT
This is a stretch of genomic DNA from Candidatus Acidulodesulfobacterium ferriphilum. It encodes these proteins:
- a CDS encoding ABC transporter codes for the protein MKTELSAFIAINNREILKFIRQRSRLITDLSRPVIWLLFVGFGISTMVKIKSGSYMQFIFPGILVMTVLFRSIFSSISIIWDREFGVLKEILVSPVSRKTFVSAKITSGGIISTIQAIIMLAFAPALGIKISLSVFILTVFSLFLISCSITAFGIVIASRMTSFEGFNSIINLIVQPMFFVSGALYPIKRFPFFLKILAYVNPITYSVDILKYIFFYNKKVSFFIPETPIILDFIFILSFLIIMIFLSNYFFEKEDN
- a CDS encoding methyltransferase domain-containing protein, which encodes MLCEKCIKIKNSLNYSPHVRFLAFQSYLTSHHLLHQLNGIPYNFDNKIAADIGTGLGILPCLLKNRNAGKIIGIDSDKELLNAGSSLIEDKNVYFICADGFNMPIKDASFDAVFIRYVFQHVNLSDDFLIEVKRVMKDDGILVIIDIDDELNLFYPDLPERSENLFKIYSEYQKLKGGDRFISKKLPSFLSAHGFRDIKVKPYTATFFSKKDNDFNFSGLKDAFLLIQNELELVKNDLFKENLIGMAEFHRGLNDYFNFLNSKEYLFISKTEFVITGKK
- a CDS encoding adenylosuccinate synthase; protein product: MGKKNIIVVGLQWGDEGKGKIVDLLAKDADIIARYQGGNNAGHTVVNGDLSLVFRLVPSGILNEEKICILGNGVVVDPAVLFEELDALKKIGIDIKDRFFVSNKCHIIMPYHKRLDIARERLRGAGMIGTTGRGIGPAYEDKVARLGIRAVDLLDRELLYDKIVLSLKEKNYLFKNVLGEDMFSPDDLIDEYFKFGTKLKDFLIDSSSFVNERLKKGFNIMLEGAQGTFLDVDHGTYPYVTSSNTVAGGALAGIGLGPTIIDEVIGITKAYTTRVGEGYFPTELKEGTGNTIRDKGEEFGSVTGRPRRCGWFDANLIREAKNLNGITGMAVTKLDVLSGITKINICTGYMFKGGVTDHLPPSMADYDKITPVYEEISGWSGEISGIKSFKDLPVNAQKYLLRIEELTGLPLNIVSIGKERTQTIILKGIF